A genomic region of Anopheles coustani chromosome 3, idAnoCousDA_361_x.2, whole genome shotgun sequence contains the following coding sequences:
- the LOC131272438 gene encoding uncharacterized protein LOC131272438 produces MEYPCIESETAMIEVADVNNETEDPSAKVATCMVAPSMKQVYSWINDGAAGNMCVEEIEMEEIKREPSYDSDPSRESLSKPLFQIATEKAEENGQTGSSLLGTAAHNENRYRRLRCKFCPLLFYSEKTLTNHQRKCQLVCERMNVAKAAPDCETKGILEDLQKRLPQFTIAITGKEDVGASSCTDDGTPVPHHRKSASVPIEITVKTISEIEALTTPPIQYSSSSLSTTSSIDNQNQAVLWRTLPPEIALQLERIENKLAQLKEENCLLRQALAVSLGLPIEEHNDSDASNFERLDTENQMEEFNEKLGEDATFADTMVTLLKLKAAHCNPKNRIVLSLDFLFSRQLFAKCSWTGIGRSAPKLPFGKFKNILTLLQRVSGASFVFVESCVRNRLCHSNERLHGNSGRKAYCKLGGSSDKTRCISPLAEHNELNVFNFEQLDNEKKMKEFEEKLGKDAAFADNIVTLLKMKAAHWNPKHRIVLSLDFLFSRQLFASCTWTGAGRSAPKIPLGEFKNIHSLLKRVSGLSGISVEKCLRSRLRQSNGRLRGLPGRKPYCKLG; encoded by the coding sequence ATGGAGTATCCGTGTATTGAGAGTGAAACAGCAATGATTGAAGTTGCGGATGTGAACAACGAAACGGAGGATCCATCTGCGAAGGTTGCTACGTGTATGGTGGCACCGTCGATGAAGCAGGTGTACTCGTGGATTAATGATGGTGCAGCTGGAAATATGTGTGTTGAGGAAATTGAAATGGAAGAAATCAAGAGAGAACCATCCTACGACTCCGATCCAAGTCGGGAATCATTAAGTAAGCCGCTATTTCAAATTGCAACCGAAAAGGCGGAAGAAAATGGCCAAACAGGATCATCATTGCTTGGAACAGCAGCGCACAACGAAAACCGGTATCGACGTCTACGGTGCAAATTTTGCCCTCTACTATTTTACAGTGAGAAAACATTGACGAACCATCAAAGGAAGTGTCAGCTAGTATGCGAACGAATGAATGTAGCTAAAGCTGCCCCTGATTGTGAGACGAAGGGTATCTTGGAAGATCTACAAAAGCGATTGCCACAGTTTACAATCGCTATCACTGGAAAAGAAGATGTTGGTGCTAGTAGCTGTACTGATGATGGTACCCCGGTTCCACACCATCGTAAGTCGGCTTCGGTGCCGATAGAAATAACGGTTAAGACCATATCTGAAatcgaagcacttactacgcCACCCATTCAATACAGTTCTAGCTCTTTGTCAACCACTTCAAGTATAGATAATCAAAACCAGGCTGTCCTTTGGCGGACCCTCCCTCCAGAAATCGCGCTTCAGCTGGAGAGGATTGAGAACAAATTAGCCCAGTTAAAAGAGGAGAATTGTTTGTTACGTCAAGCGTTGGCGGTATCCTTGGGCCTTCCGATCGAGGAACATAATGATTCAGACGCCTCCAACTTTGAACGGTTGGATACCGAAAACCAGATGGAAGAATTCAACGAAAAGCTTGGTGAAGACGCTACATTCGCCGATACCATGGTTACTCTGCTGAAGTTAAAAGCTGCTCACTGCAACCCAAAAAACCGCATTGTGCTGTCGCTGGATTTTCTCTTCAGTCGCCAACTGTTTGCGAAATGCAGCTGGACTGGGATTGGCAGATCTGCTCCAAAACTTCcctttggaaaatttaaaaatattctcacATTGTTGCAGCGCGTGTCTGGCGcgtcgtttgtttttgtagaaAGCTGCGTGCGAAACCGATTGTGCCATAGCAATGAAAGATTGCATGGAAATTCAGGACGGAAAGCTTATTGCAAGTTAGGTGGAAGCTCCGACAAAACGAGATGTATATCACCACTTGCAGAACATAATGAattgaatgttttcaattttgaacAGCTGGATaacgaaaaaaagatgaaGGAATTCGAAGAAAAGCTTGGTAAAGACGCTGCATTCGCCGATAACATTGTTACCCTGCTAAAGATGAAAGCCGCACACTGGAATCCAAAACATCGTATTGTGTTGTCGCTGGATTTCCTCTTTAGTCGCCAACTGTTCGCTAGCTGTACCTGGACTGGGGCGGGCAGATCTGCTCCAAAAATCCCATTgggtgaatttaaaaatattcactcTTTGTTGAAGCGGGTGTCCGGTCTATCGGGGATATCGGTAGAAAAATGCCTGCGAAGCAGACTGCGACAAAGCAATGGTAGATTACGTGGGCTTCCCGGACGTAAACCATACTGTAAGCTAGGATGA
- the LOC131268395 gene encoding uncharacterized protein LOC131268395 — MCIDEIEMEEIKREPSADSDPIWQASSEKITTDTIDKVEESSQSEPSFSAIASHNENRYRRQRCNYCSLLFYSDKTLTNHQKKCQQVYEKLNAAPKMPIAKNEEVGSCSRPENVAAELQPQDFKGACTSPVAKVIANLQAETVPLVSNGDSDPLACDLPPLVPITISSPVLRDSLKNETVMQYPTSLEITVQLEQLKNAVTKLRSENSQLHESLGVPTDRPILMDRSVLNDFDFEPLDTRNQLEEFDENLGRDAAFADKMGCWLSSETGDCSPKTSIARSIDLLFSRQLFANCSWAGMGQKIPFSKFKNIHKLLRRLSSVKGCKEPTDITRSMLQKRLKQAKARLQINPGRKTFCKNKSRIRSPSNDASHFEVATIIDGTKDSPANQSNTDTSNTDVFTERPILLDRSVLIDFDFEPLDTRNQLEEFDENLGKDTSFADKMCCWLSSETGVCCPKTSVALSLDLLFSRQLFASCSWSGDSRKGPKIPFCKFENIHKLLHRLASAKGCKEAADMTEAMLRKRLNNAKARLQFNPGRKTFCKNKSRIKSPSNDASNDFHFEPLVSFGQLEKLDENLAKDAAFADKMCCWLSSKTGVCSPKKSVARSLDLLFSRQLFASCSWSGDSRQGPKIPFCKFENIHKLLRRLGSVKGCKEAADMTGAMLRKRLSQANARLKINPGRKTYSRKKSPIRSPHNDATYVGNAGTEDSPTNHNNTGTSTSADVSIVTPSMGQVFSLINNDAAGDMIKREQSADSDLIWQPSSEKITTDTIDKIEESSQSEPSFSAIASHNENRYRRPRCNYCSLLFFSDKTLTNHQKKCQQVYEKLNAAPKMPIAKNEEA; from the exons ATGTGCAttgatgaaattgaaatggaagAAATCAAAAGAGAACCTTCCGCCGACTCTGATCCTATATGGCAAGCGTCTAGTGAGAAGATAACAACGGATACAATCGATAAGGTGGAAGAAAGTAGCCAGTCGGAACCATCATTTTCTGCAATAGCATCGCACAACGAAAACCGGTATCGACGTCAACGGTGCAACTATTGCTCCCTACTATTCTACAGCGATAAAACACTGACGAATCATCAAAAGAAGTGTCAGCAGGTGTATGAGAAATTAAATGCAGCACCAAAGATGCCTATCGCTAAGAATGAGGAAGTAGGTAGCTGCAGCCGTCCAGAAAATGTTGCTGCGGAACTGCAACCGCAAGATTTTAAGGGCGCATGTACCTCGCCGGTGGCGAAAGTTATAGCCAACCTCCAAGCTGAGACTGTACCATTAGTGTCAAATGGCGATTCGGATCCCTTGGCATGTGATTTACCTCCATTAGTTCCAATTACTATTTCCTCTCCAGTTCTGAGAGATTCACTGAAAAACGAAACTGTCATGCAATACCCTACCTCATTAGAAATCACCGTACAATTGGAGCAGCTTAAGAATGCAGTGACGAAGTTGAGAAGCGAGAATAGCCAGTTACACGAATCGTTGGGAGTGCCCACGGACCGGCCAATTCTTATGGATCGCAGTGTTTTGAATGACTTCGATTTCGAACCGCTTGATACGCGCAATCAGCTGGAGGAATTCGACGAAAACCTTGGCAGAGATGCTGCGTTCGCCGATAAAATGGGCTGTTGGCTTAGCAGTGAAACTGGGGATTGCAGTCCTAAAACAAGCATTGCTCGTTCAATAGATCTCCTCTTTAGTCGCCAACTGTTCGCTAACTGTAGCTGGGCTGGCATGGGCCAAAAAATCCcattttctaaatttaaaaatatccacAAATTATTGCGGCGGTTGTCTAGTGTAAAGGGATGCAAAGAGCCAACGGATATCACTAGATCTATGTTGCAGAAAAGACTGAAGCAGGCCAAAGCGAGACTGCAAATCAATCCTGGGCGTAAAACATTctgcaaaaacaaatctcGCATCAGAAGCCCAAGCAATGACG cTTCACATTTTGAAGTTGCGACTATCATCGATGGCACAAAGGATTCACCCGCAAATCAAAGCAACACTGATACTTCTAATACTGATGTGTTCACGGAACGACCAATTCTGCTAGATCGCAGTGTTTTGATTGACTTCGACTTCGAACCGCTTGATACGCGTAACCAGCTGGAGGAATTCGACGAAAACCTTGGCAAAGATACTTCGTTCGCCGATAAAATGTGTTGTTGGCTTAGCAGTGAAACTGGGGTTTGCTGTCCTAAAACAAGCGTTGCGCTTTCCCTGGACCTCCTCTTTAGTCGCCAACTGTTCGCTAGCTGTAGCTGGTCTGGCGATAGTCGGAAGGGGCCAAAAATCCCATTttgtaaatttgaaaatattcacaaaTTATTGCACCGATTGGCTAGTGCAAAGGGATGCAAAGAAGCAGCGGATATGACTGAAGCTATGTTGCGAAAAAGGCTGAACAATGCCAAAGCGAGACTGCAATTCAATCCTGGGCGCAAAAcgttttgcaaaaacaaatcccGCATCAAAAGCCCAAGCAATGACG cttCGAACGACTTCCACTTTGAACCGCTTGTTTCGTTTGGTCAGCTGGAAAAATTAGACGAAAACCTTGCCAAAGATGCTGCGTTTGCCGATAAAATGTGTTGTTGGCTTAGCAGTAAAACTGGTGTTTGCAGTCCGAAAAAAAGCGTTGCGCGTTCGCTGGACCTCCTCTTTAGTCGCCAACTGTTCGCTAGCTGTAGCTGGTCTGGCGATAGTCGGCAGGGACCAAAAATCCCATTttgtaaatttgaaaatattcacaaaTTATTGCGGCGGTTGGGTAGTGTAAAGGGATGCAAAGAAGCAGCGGATATGACTGGAGCTATGTTGCGAAAAAGATTGAGCCAAGCCAATGCGAGACTGAAAATTAATCCTGGGCGCAAAACATATAGCAGAAAAAAATCTCCCATCAGAAGCCCACACAATGACG cTACATATGTTGGGAATGCGGGCACTGAGGATTCACCCACAAATCATAACAACACTGGTACTTCCACAAGTGCTGATGTGTCGATCGTTACACCATCAATGGGGCAGGTTTTCTCATTGATTAACAATGATGCAGCTGGCGATATGATCAAGAGAGAACAGTCCGCCGACTCTGATCTTATTTGGCAACCGTCTAGTGAGAAGATAACAACGGATACAATCGATAAGATAGAAGAAAGTAGCCAGTCGGAACCATCATTCTCTGCAATAGCATCGCACAACGAAAACCGGTATCGACGTCCACGGTGCAACTATTGCTCCCTACTATTTTTCAGCGATAAAACATTGACGAATCATCAAAAGAAGTGTCAGCAGGTGTATGAGAAATTAAATGCAGCACCAAAGATGCCTATCGCAAAGAATGAGGAA GCCTGA
- the LOC131268438 gene encoding uncharacterized protein LOC131268438 yields MEKSRVKIELAEENYGNQDPLAKENTIGTTPNTDILMSTPSIRQMKLTENNVIKTNYRLQESLGVSTDRSILLDSSVLNDFNFEPLDTHHQLEEFDEKLGRDAAFADKMVSWLSRKNEDCDPKTSVVFSLDFLFSRQLFASCSWSGEGRRGPKIPFYKFKNIYKLLRRLAIVKGCSESSGLTRDVLVTKLRVAKSRVACKNDSKGFYTKDTRNGRPNNDAPKGKIAIDTS; encoded by the exons ATGGAAAAGTCGCGCGTCAAGATTGAGCTTGCGGAAGAAAACTATGGCAATCAGGATCCActcgcaaaagaaaacaccatTGGAACTACTCCAAATACCGATATTTTGATGAGTACACCGTCGATAAGGCAG ATGAAGCTGACTGAGAACAATGTGATCAAGACGAATTATAGACTGCAGGAATCTTTGGGAGTATCTACGGATCGATCAATTCTACTGGACAGTAGTGTTTTGAATGACTTCAATTTCGAACCGCTCGATACGCATCATCAGCTGGAAGAATTCGACGAAAAACTTGGCAGAGATGCTGCGTTCGCCGATAAAATGGTGAGCTGGCTAAGTAGAAAGAATGAGGATTGCGATCCAAAGACTAGCGTCGTTTTTTCGCTAGATTTCCTCTTTAGTCGCCAACTGTTCGCTAGCTGCAGCTGGTCTGGAGAAGGTCGACGGGGACCAAAAATCccgttttataaatttaaaaatatttacaaattgTTGCGTCGATTGGCTATTGTAAAAGGATGCAGCGAGTCAAGTGGTTTGACGAGAGATGTGTTGGTGACAAAGCTGCGGGTCGCCAAATCGAGAGTGGCTTGCAAAAATGACAGCAAAGGGTTTTACACGAAAGATACTCGCAACGGAAGACCAAACAATGACG CTCCAAAAGGTAAGATAGCGATTGATACGAGTTGA
- the LOC131259882 gene encoding E3 ubiquitin-protein ligase Hakai-like, whose protein sequence is MDSDDDAGAKRSGRGRGRTRGTRGRGRGRGRGRGKKAARVISSDQEEDMPSPKSSPANASDDEITEKLPSQTNSKQQDALNESLNELSSQHLKPPVSSELDLQPLSISSHTAPISAPLIIDMEADISQLEAPTFTTISRGPPEPMLRLNWNHKVNLIGEKVLNPMIYCCDQCDKPILIYGRMIPCKHVFCLSCARSDTLKVCPRCKEKVVRVEQTGLGTVFMCTHGGTRYGSTGCRRTYLSQRDLQAHINHRHVTNTPVPMQPPASILQQPQTASLPGQPIELSPITKPIVDKSASWW, encoded by the coding sequence atggacTCGGACGATGATGCGGGAGCAAAGCGATCAGGACGCGGCCGTGGCCGCACTCGGGGTACTCGAGGACGAGGACGTGGTCGTGGTCGTGGACGAGGTAAAAAAGCCGCACGCGTGATATCATCCGATCAGGAGGAAGATATGCCCTCGCCCAAATCGTCACCAGCAAACGCCAGCGACGATGAAATTACGGAGAAATTACCGTCACAAACGAACAGTAAACAGCAAGATGCACTAAATGAATCACTTAACGAGCTATCATCACAGCATTTAAAGCCCCCGGTTTCTTCCGAACTGGACCTACAACCGCTCTCTATTAGCAGTCACACAGCACCAATCAGTGCACCGCTAATAATCGACATGGAGGCGGACATCTCCCAACTTGAAGCACCGACCTTCACAACCATCTCGCGTGGCCCACCGGAACCAATGCTACGACTGAACTGGAACCATAAAGTTAATCTGATTGGAGAAAAGGTGTTAAATCCTATGATCTACTGTTGTGACCAGTGTGACAAGCCTATCTTAATTTATGGTCGTATGATCCCATGTAAACACGTATTTTGCCTCAGTTGCGCACGATCTGATACCTTGAAGGTTTGCCCGCGCTGTAAGGAAAAAGTGGTCCGCGTCGAACAGACTGGCCTTGGGACGGTATTCATGTGCACGCACGGTGGTACTCGCTACGGTAGCACTGGATGCCGACGAACGTATCTATCACAACGCGACCTGCAAGCTCATATCAACCATCGGCATGTTACCAACACGCCAGTTCCTATGCAACCCCCGGCCTCAATCCTTCAGCAACCTCAGACAGCCTCGCTTCCGGGGCAACCAATTGAGTTATCGCCTATAACCAAACCAATTGTGGATAAAAGTGCCAGCTGGTggtaa